In the Alkaliphilus oremlandii OhILAs genome, one interval contains:
- a CDS encoding MFS transporter — translation MKEFIIIWIGQLISSIGSGMTAFAVSIYVYQSTGSATLVSLAALLAFLPTILLNPVGGVLADRYDRRLMMILGDSLSALGLLFMLISIQTGHRGLMPIFIGVTINSVFVSLLEPAYRATVTDIISEENYAKASGLVQIAGTSKYLISPFIAGLILTVSDIRAILIFDIATIIITAFAVASVKKRIAVVKPITHNFNFFKEFEAGVNSITSDRGVRSLVILMTFMCFFIAFIQTLMTPMILSFADTKKLGIMESVSAVGMLTGSIIIGILNIKKNHPKILMVSLMAAGIFMALVGTTTNITFIVVSCFLFFTALPFVNTCADVLIRMRIPNDVQGRAWGMISVITQSGFVMAYAVCGALADYVFGPMLMEGGIFAGNIGQLIGTGEGRGIGFMLIIAGILMFVFAFIFGWKKSIYEMEGSIR, via the coding sequence ATGAAAGAATTTATAATTATTTGGATTGGACAGTTAATTTCTAGTATAGGCAGTGGGATGACTGCATTTGCTGTTTCAATTTATGTTTATCAAAGTACAGGAAGCGCAACATTGGTATCTTTAGCAGCACTTCTTGCCTTTCTACCAACAATTCTTTTGAATCCTGTTGGAGGAGTTTTAGCGGATCGATATGATAGAAGGCTTATGATGATATTAGGGGATTCTCTTTCTGCATTGGGACTTCTTTTTATGCTGATTAGCATACAGACTGGTCATAGGGGATTAATGCCCATATTTATAGGTGTTACCATAAACTCTGTATTTGTATCTTTGCTTGAACCTGCTTATAGGGCCACAGTTACAGATATTATCTCAGAGGAGAATTATGCAAAGGCAAGTGGTTTAGTTCAAATTGCAGGAACATCTAAATATCTTATATCACCATTTATTGCAGGACTTATACTTACTGTTTCAGACATTAGGGCAATTTTAATCTTTGATATAGCAACGATTATTATAACTGCCTTTGCTGTTGCATCGGTAAAAAAAAGGATAGCGGTTGTAAAGCCTATTACCCATAACTTTAATTTTTTTAAAGAATTTGAGGCAGGAGTGAATAGTATTACCAGTGATAGAGGGGTTAGAAGCTTGGTAATACTTATGACATTCATGTGTTTCTTTATAGCTTTTATTCAAACATTGATGACACCAATGATTTTATCTTTTGCTGATACCAAAAAACTTGGAATTATGGAATCTGTAAGTGCTGTTGGTATGTTAACTGGCAGTATTATTATTGGCATTTTAAATATTAAAAAAAATCATCCTAAAATTCTTATGGTATCTTTAATGGCAGCAGGAATCTTTATGGCATTGGTAGGCACAACAACTAATATAACGTTTATTGTAGTTTCCTGCTTTTTATTTTTCACAGCACTCCCATTTGTTAATACCTGTGCAGATGTATTGATTCGTATGAGAATACCAAATGATGTACAGGGAAGGGCATGGGGAATGATAAGTGTTATTACTCAATCAGGTTTTGTTATGGCATATGCAGTATGTGGCGCATTAGCTGACTATGTGTTTGGCCCTATGCTTATGGAAGGAGGAATATTTGCAGGAAACATCGGACAATTAATTGGAACTGGAGAAGGACGTGGGATTGGATTTATGCTCATTATTGCTGGAATTCTTATGTTTGTATTCGCATTTATTTTTGGCTGGAAGAAAAGTATTTATGAAATGGAAGGGAGCATTAGATGA
- the splB gene encoding spore photoproduct lyase has translation MKLFIPYKAFINPKSMEYEVGKFAREQLEKLNVPIIEGRTVLIEGESSIENYVKAKKTIYLTVNKEKKLRHCSPSADYQFSLSSSCPGHCEYCYLQTTQGEKPCMKVFVNIDEILAVIQRHIDENLPNITYFECGSITDPIALEHLTGNLKRCVEFFAKSENGRLKVVTKYDHIDSFLDINHNKHTKFRFSINTKYIINKFEHNTASFEERIKAARKIAQAGYPLGFIIAPIMIYDNWQEDYKELLDKLKSELEGYEEKITFELIQHRFTNTAKELILKRFPKTELDLNEENRQLKWGPYGKFKHVYPRKKSDEIRDYIAQIINENFSNAKIEYFT, from the coding sequence ATGAAATTATTTATACCGTATAAGGCATTTATTAATCCTAAAAGTATGGAATATGAAGTTGGTAAATTTGCTAGGGAACAATTAGAAAAATTAAATGTTCCTATAATTGAAGGAAGAACAGTTTTAATTGAAGGTGAATCTTCCATTGAAAATTATGTTAAAGCTAAGAAAACAATTTATCTAACTGTAAATAAAGAAAAAAAATTAAGACATTGTAGCCCATCGGCAGATTACCAATTCTCCTTATCGAGTTCATGCCCAGGGCATTGTGAATACTGTTATTTACAAACAACTCAGGGAGAGAAACCCTGTATGAAAGTATTCGTAAATATAGACGAGATACTGGCAGTTATCCAAAGGCATATAGATGAAAACCTGCCTAATATTACCTACTTTGAGTGTGGAAGTATTACGGACCCAATTGCTTTAGAACATCTAACAGGTAATCTTAAAAGATGTGTTGAGTTTTTTGCTAAAAGTGAAAATGGCAGACTTAAAGTGGTCACTAAATATGATCATATTGATTCTTTTTTAGATATAAATCACAATAAGCATACTAAATTTAGATTTAGTATAAATACTAAATACATAATAAATAAATTTGAGCATAATACCGCCAGCTTTGAAGAAAGAATAAAAGCTGCAAGAAAGATTGCACAAGCTGGATACCCGTTGGGATTTATTATCGCTCCAATTATGATATATGATAATTGGCAAGAGGATTATAAAGAATTACTGGATAAATTAAAATCTGAATTGGAAGGCTACGAAGAAAAAATTACATTTGAATTAATACAACATAGGTTCACGAATACAGCTAAGGAATTGATTCTTAAAAGGTTTCCTAAGACAGAATTAGATTTAAATGAGGAAAATAGACAATTAAAATGGGGACCCTATGGAAAATTTAAGCACGTTTATCCTAGAAAAAAAAGCGATGAGATAAGAGATTATATTGCTCAAATTATCAATGAAAATTTTTCAAATGCAAAAATTGAATATTTCACATAA
- a CDS encoding LysR family transcriptional regulator, whose translation MDIKDLAIFKTVASFGNITKAAEHLNYAQSNVTARINQLEQELAVDLFIRNSRGVVLTNSGEIFLDYANKIIGLQDEVVSVLHDGTRGKLKIGLIVEVAAVRLPYIMCGFKEACPNVELVTYIESTAALLGKILNYELDGIFVDGPIKNEELVQEICIDDELVLITGQQLSDSQNLELICKNDLIVASQNCIYKRKFEQWVQSENVQLPRSIQVGTWDGIFTSVELGLGFSITIRSLAEKYSKSNSFFIYELPKAYNQNPLVFLRRKDRIMTRTFQTFLDLSSQKTIANSGNRNL comes from the coding sequence ATGGATATAAAAGACTTGGCAATATTTAAAACAGTAGCTTCTTTTGGGAATATTACTAAGGCTGCAGAACACCTAAACTATGCACAATCCAATGTTACCGCTAGAATCAATCAGCTGGAACAAGAATTGGCAGTAGATTTATTCATCAGAAACAGTCGAGGCGTAGTGCTGACTAATTCCGGAGAAATATTTTTGGATTATGCGAATAAAATAATTGGTTTACAAGATGAAGTGGTTAGTGTTTTGCACGATGGAACTCGAGGAAAATTAAAAATTGGGTTAATTGTAGAAGTAGCAGCAGTACGGTTACCTTATATAATGTGCGGTTTTAAAGAAGCCTGTCCTAATGTTGAGCTAGTAACCTATATTGAATCTACAGCGGCATTATTGGGCAAGATTTTAAACTATGAGTTGGATGGTATTTTTGTAGATGGACCTATAAAAAATGAGGAACTTGTTCAGGAAATTTGTATAGATGATGAACTTGTTTTAATTACAGGTCAGCAATTGTCAGATTCTCAAAATTTAGAATTAATTTGTAAAAATGATTTGATTGTAGCATCACAAAATTGTATCTATAAAAGAAAATTCGAACAGTGGGTTCAATCGGAGAATGTTCAATTACCAAGGTCAATTCAAGTTGGCACTTGGGACGGCATTTTTACTTCTGTTGAATTGGGTTTGGGTTTTTCGATTACAATACGATCTTTAGCTGAGAAATACAGTAAGTCGAATTCATTCTTTATTTATGAACTCCCTAAAGCGTATAATCAGAATCCCCTTGTTTTTTTAAGAAGAAAAGATAGGATAATGACAAGGACTTTTCAAACATTTCTGGATCTATCATCACAAAAAACGATTGCTAATAGCGGAAATCGTAATTTGTAA
- a CDS encoding sigma-54-dependent transcriptional regulator yields MQGFRILIVDDESEFRDFYELILGDKGYEVYTAFSGEDCLQMVEKNPVDLVITDLKMTGIDGIQLLEKLKDTVPECAVIIITGYGTVETAVEAIRKGAFGYFIKGHNPEELIIEIEKLVKMRSLEASNKRMSEKLTKEQWHLDTKSDKFRNVLTLAEKASESMANVLIYGESGTGKEVLANYIHQLSEEKNNPFIDVNCQVYSKNTIESELFGHEKGAFTGAIERRIGRFEEAAGGTLFLDEIGELTPYVQTKLLRVLDTKSFERMGSNRKISVDFRLICATHRNLEEEVINNNFREDLLYRINTLVIEITPLRERKEDLPDLIRYFFIKYQNEMKKKEIEVSNKTMDFLLNYDYPGNIRELKNIIERIVVLNDEDLIHRHILSCMGQGVGKQDKLSESSCRSYTPMSLRDFRKEKEREHIISTIHYCNEDLDQVAEILQITRRQLYNLLKEIER; encoded by the coding sequence ATGCAGGGATTTAGGATATTAATAGTAGATGATGAGAGCGAATTCAGGGACTTTTATGAATTAATTTTAGGGGACAAGGGTTATGAGGTTTATACCGCATTTTCAGGAGAAGATTGTCTACAAATGGTGGAAAAAAATCCTGTGGACCTTGTAATAACAGATCTCAAAATGACGGGCATTGATGGTATTCAGCTTCTGGAGAAATTGAAGGATACTGTACCAGAGTGTGCTGTAATAATTATTACAGGATATGGGACTGTGGAAACAGCAGTGGAGGCAATACGTAAGGGGGCATTTGGTTACTTTATAAAGGGTCATAACCCAGAAGAATTAATTATAGAAATTGAGAAGTTGGTAAAGATGAGGAGTCTAGAGGCTTCCAATAAAAGGATGTCTGAAAAACTTACTAAGGAGCAATGGCATTTAGATACAAAGAGCGATAAATTTAGGAATGTGCTTACATTGGCTGAAAAAGCTTCAGAGAGTATGGCCAATGTGCTAATTTATGGTGAGTCTGGAACGGGGAAGGAGGTTCTCGCCAATTATATTCACCAGCTAAGTGAGGAAAAAAATAATCCTTTCATCGATGTTAACTGTCAAGTATATTCAAAAAACACCATAGAGTCAGAGCTTTTTGGGCATGAAAAGGGAGCCTTTACAGGAGCTATCGAAAGAAGAATTGGAAGATTTGAGGAAGCAGCAGGAGGCACATTATTCTTAGATGAGATCGGTGAACTTACACCGTATGTACAGACCAAGCTCCTAAGGGTGTTGGATACCAAGAGTTTCGAAAGAATGGGAAGTAATAGAAAGATATCGGTAGACTTTAGACTGATTTGTGCAACACATAGGAATTTGGAAGAGGAAGTGATTAATAATAACTTCAGAGAAGATTTATTATATCGTATCAACACTTTAGTCATTGAGATTACGCCATTAAGGGAACGTAAAGAAGATCTGCCAGATCTGATAAGGTACTTTTTTATAAAGTATCAGAATGAAATGAAGAAAAAAGAAATAGAAGTTAGCAACAAAACCATGGACTTTTTACTGAATTATGATTATCCAGGTAATATTCGTGAACTAAAGAATATTATAGAGAGGATAGTTGTTCTCAACGATGAGGACTTGATCCACAGGCATATTTTATCATGCATGGGACAAGGAGTGGGAAAGCAGGATAAATTATCTGAATCAAGTTGTAGGAGCTATACGCCAATGAGTCTGAGGGATTTTAGAAAGGAAAAAGAAAGAGAACATATCATTTCTACAATTCATTATTGTAATGAAGATCTTGACCAAGTGGCAGAGATACTTCAAATTACCAGAAGACAGCTCTATAATCTTTTAAAAGAAATTGAAAGGTAA
- a CDS encoding nitroreductase family protein — protein MNRNSTIKIDVEKCIGCGLCCKDCPLHVLVLQNGKATMMAEKCLECGHCVAICPKDAFTMRGYDMQEVKTYDKNIFGIDEDILLNTIQFRRSVRHYKDRQVEKEVIKKIIEAGRFTPTGSNKQRIRYIVAQESIPMLENEALKTFRKLKRLLEIVGKFVQLPYDVSGYQLEPGFFFHGAPTVLFVISDDDVDASLASMSMELMAEAMGLGTLYVGFFTVAAKHNKKIRKELGLTKKEKVVTCLAMGYADVQYMRTVPRKKAEIEWR, from the coding sequence ATGAATAGAAATAGTACTATAAAAATTGATGTGGAAAAATGCATTGGCTGTGGGCTATGTTGCAAAGACTGTCCGCTCCATGTGCTTGTACTGCAAAACGGGAAAGCCACAATGATGGCTGAGAAATGTCTTGAATGTGGCCACTGCGTTGCCATATGTCCAAAAGACGCTTTTACTATGAGGGGATATGATATGCAGGAAGTCAAAACATATGATAAAAACATCTTCGGTATTGATGAGGATATTCTTCTCAACACAATACAGTTCAGGCGTTCGGTAAGGCATTATAAGGATAGGCAGGTAGAAAAGGAAGTAATCAAGAAAATCATAGAAGCAGGACGATTTACTCCTACTGGAAGTAATAAGCAAAGGATAAGATATATTGTTGCACAAGAAAGCATTCCTATGTTAGAAAATGAGGCGTTGAAAACATTTCGAAAGTTGAAGCGTCTGCTGGAAATTGTGGGAAAATTTGTTCAGCTTCCTTATGACGTAAGTGGATATCAATTAGAACCAGGCTTCTTTTTCCATGGAGCGCCAACGGTCCTCTTTGTTATTTCGGATGATGATGTGGATGCTTCACTTGCATCGATGAGCATGGAATTGATGGCCGAGGCCATGGGGCTTGGCACGCTGTATGTAGGCTTTTTTACAGTGGCGGCAAAACACAACAAAAAAATTAGAAAAGAGCTTGGTCTTACAAAAAAAGAAAAGGTGGTGACCTGCCTTGCAATGGGATATGCCGATGTTCAATATATGCGGACGGTTCCCAGAAAAAAAGCTGAGATTGAATGGCGATAA
- a CDS encoding alanine/glycine:cation symporter family protein — MESIYKLNDILNELVWGPYMIGLILITGIILTIRLGFPQVANFKYIMKNTLGKMFYKSEEGEGDISSGQAGLTAIAAVVGTGNIAGVATAIAMGGPGAIFWMWVSAFFGMATKFSEIALGIKYRERRKDGTFSGGAMYYLDKGLNSKFLAYFFSVMVIITYFIVGAIVDTNSMVLSLNEQWGIEPLVSGIVLAILAGVVILGGIKRMGRVCEIIAPFMGGLYILTGIAILVLNITHVPVAIGTIVKSAFTPMAATGGFAGSALATTVRMGFARGMFSNEAGLGSSPIIHSSARVTHPVDQGIWGVAEVFVDTILISSITGIAIIISGEWTTGVSGPALTMRAFNSLLPGNIGSYIVMASAILFGYSCLISANFYCERAGEYMFGPRVILPIRILWVIFIVIGSVGGLEFVWALADTANGLMSIPNLIALILLSGTVLKLKTEYFEMHDEKLKGKN; from the coding sequence ATGGAATCAATTTACAAATTGAATGATATCTTGAATGAACTGGTGTGGGGACCTTATATGATAGGTCTTATACTGATTACTGGGATTATACTAACGATAAGATTAGGATTTCCCCAGGTAGCAAATTTCAAGTATATTATGAAAAACACTTTAGGTAAGATGTTTTACAAGTCAGAAGAAGGTGAAGGTGATATTTCATCTGGACAAGCGGGTCTAACAGCTATAGCAGCGGTTGTAGGTACTGGTAATATTGCAGGTGTTGCAACTGCGATTGCAATGGGTGGTCCTGGAGCGATATTTTGGATGTGGGTTTCAGCATTCTTTGGCATGGCTACAAAGTTTTCAGAGATTGCTCTAGGTATTAAATATCGTGAAAGAAGAAAAGATGGTACCTTTAGCGGTGGGGCCATGTATTACCTTGATAAGGGGTTAAATAGCAAGTTTTTAGCATACTTTTTCAGTGTGATGGTAATTATCACCTATTTTATAGTGGGAGCAATAGTGGATACAAATTCTATGGTGCTTTCTTTAAATGAACAATGGGGAATTGAACCTTTGGTAAGTGGTATAGTTTTAGCAATCCTTGCAGGTGTTGTAATACTTGGTGGTATTAAGAGAATGGGACGTGTTTGTGAAATAATTGCTCCTTTTATGGGCGGCCTTTATATTTTGACAGGAATTGCAATTTTGGTCTTAAATATTACACACGTTCCTGTAGCAATAGGAACCATTGTTAAAAGTGCATTTACACCAATGGCTGCTACAGGGGGATTTGCTGGTTCTGCATTAGCTACCACAGTCAGAATGGGATTTGCAAGGGGGATGTTCTCCAATGAGGCTGGTCTCGGCAGTTCACCGATTATTCATAGTAGCGCCAGAGTTACGCATCCAGTTGACCAAGGGATCTGGGGTGTTGCAGAGGTGTTTGTGGATACAATTCTTATCAGTTCAATAACAGGTATTGCAATAATTATTTCTGGAGAATGGACAACGGGTGTATCTGGTCCAGCACTCACAATGAGAGCATTTAATAGCTTGTTGCCAGGTAATATAGGTAGTTATATTGTAATGGCCTCAGCTATTTTATTTGGGTACTCCTGTCTAATCTCTGCTAATTTCTATTGTGAAAGAGCAGGGGAATATATGTTTGGACCTAGGGTAATTCTACCGATTAGAATATTGTGGGTTATTTTTATAGTTATAGGATCAGTTGGAGGACTAGAGTTTGTATGGGCACTTGCTGACACAGCCAACGGTCTGATGTCAATACCAAACCTTATAGCTCTTATTTTATTAAGTGGTACTGTATTGAAATTAAAGACAGAATATTTTGAGATGCATGATGAAAAATTAAAAGGAAAGAATTAA
- the arr gene encoding NAD(+)--rifampin ADP-ribosyltransferase, with product MNNKQDILDNGPFFHGTKAELKIGDLLEPQHLSNYQDKKSNYIYFTATLDAAKWGAELAISVSKERIYLVEPLGDFENDPNLTDKKFPGNPTRSYRSKSPLKIIAELGSWERHTDEEINHMLTSLKKLREQGKAIIYD from the coding sequence ATGAATAATAAACAGGATATCTTAGATAATGGACCTTTCTTTCATGGTACTAAAGCAGAACTAAAAATTGGAGATTTATTGGAGCCACAACACTTATCAAATTACCAAGATAAAAAATCCAATTATATATATTTTACAGCAACATTAGATGCTGCTAAATGGGGTGCTGAATTAGCAATATCTGTATCAAAGGAAAGAATTTATCTTGTAGAACCATTAGGTGATTTTGAAAATGATCCGAACTTAACGGACAAAAAGTTTCCTGGAAACCCTACACGTTCCTATCGGTCTAAATCTCCTTTGAAAATAATAGCTGAATTAGGTTCATGGGAAAGACATACTGACGAGGAAATAAATCATATGCTTACATCTTTAAAAAAGTTACGAGAGCAAGGAAAGGCTATTATATACGATTGA
- a CDS encoding ATP-binding protein, whose amino-acid sequence MPLTIEEQDYLKNRAPLTFASDSNAPPFAFLEGDTKQYSGLVLDYVRALSIQLGTDIQFIPMTWEEAVKSVVDKKADMCDMFPSKERKRSMIFSNAIYEIRGIALVNKNSKITGISTLDEELVIAIPSGDYGIEYIQNHNYKVKIVEIGNIREGIKLLLDGKVNMVIGDEPVILHQINDMNVNGAVEVLPEVLYEQDVCIAIHPQNKILKTIMDKGILQLKRSHYIEKIQQKWFGLSATISKNKIPTNLLTTVLVLIQLLILGIIGFILWTSTLKNKIDERTAELTRSRNDLINMLNSLDDAIAVVLDDEELLNANDAFKQLFNKKGDTHLKSILDSGKESDEFIHQGRYYVYKVINMEQEKGAKLLSIKDITDIKSSQVQLIQQNKMIAIGQLASGVAHEIRNPLGIIRNYNYLLESRLKGKDSVIDKSIIYINNAVERAGSIVDELLNYTRVSEDKKCLINIKGQIESVLTLESATLKMNNVIATFDCGEDLNIKMHRYSLHHILLNLIDNSIDAMPEGGEINIICTNKKKAIEIVFSDTGEGISKESLENIFHPFYTTKNVGKGIGLGMYIVYNEVRKNGGEIRVESQLDKGTTFFMEFPIKEEILNAGI is encoded by the coding sequence ATGCCTTTGACTATTGAAGAGCAGGATTATCTAAAAAACAGGGCACCATTGACCTTTGCATCAGATTCCAATGCACCCCCATTTGCATTTCTTGAGGGAGATACCAAACAATATAGTGGTCTGGTACTTGACTATGTAAGAGCCTTATCTATACAGCTTGGTACAGATATACAATTTATCCCTATGACATGGGAAGAGGCAGTTAAAAGCGTGGTAGATAAAAAAGCAGATATGTGTGATATGTTTCCAAGTAAAGAGAGAAAAAGAAGTATGATATTTTCAAATGCAATCTATGAAATTCGAGGGATTGCTTTGGTCAATAAGAATTCAAAGATAACGGGAATTTCCACGCTTGATGAGGAGCTGGTGATAGCGATTCCATCGGGAGACTATGGAATCGAGTACATACAGAATCATAATTATAAGGTGAAAATAGTTGAGATAGGGAATATTAGGGAGGGAATTAAACTATTACTGGATGGAAAAGTAAATATGGTGATTGGTGATGAGCCTGTAATTTTACATCAAATAAATGATATGAATGTAAACGGTGCTGTAGAGGTATTGCCTGAGGTACTATATGAACAGGACGTGTGTATAGCAATTCACCCTCAGAATAAAATATTAAAGACCATAATGGATAAGGGGATTCTTCAATTAAAAAGGTCTCATTATATTGAAAAGATTCAACAAAAATGGTTTGGGCTTTCAGCCACTATTTCTAAAAATAAGATACCAACCAATCTTTTAACGACAGTACTTGTGCTTATTCAATTATTAATATTAGGAATAATAGGTTTTATTTTATGGACTTCAACACTTAAAAATAAAATAGATGAAAGGACAGCAGAGCTTACAAGAAGTAGAAATGATTTAATTAATATGCTGAACAGTCTTGATGATGCCATAGCGGTGGTTCTAGATGATGAGGAATTACTTAATGCTAATGATGCATTTAAGCAGCTATTTAATAAGAAGGGAGACACACACCTTAAATCGATTTTGGATTCTGGTAAGGAAAGTGATGAATTTATACATCAAGGCAGGTATTATGTTTATAAGGTAATCAACATGGAACAGGAAAAGGGCGCAAAACTTTTATCAATAAAGGATATTACGGATATAAAAAGCAGTCAGGTACAACTAATTCAGCAAAATAAGATGATCGCAATTGGTCAGCTGGCATCAGGAGTAGCTCATGAGATTAGAAATCCTCTGGGCATTATAAGAAATTATAATTATCTTTTGGAATCACGCCTTAAAGGTAAGGACAGCGTAATCGATAAATCCATAATTTATATTAATAATGCAGTTGAAAGGGCGGGAAGTATTGTAGATGAGCTTCTAAATTATACAAGAGTGTCAGAAGACAAGAAATGCTTAATTAATATAAAAGGCCAGATTGAATCAGTTCTTACATTGGAATCAGCCACATTAAAAATGAATAATGTTATAGCAACATTTGATTGTGGAGAAGACCTTAATATTAAAATGCACCGTTACTCACTTCATCATATTTTATTAAATCTTATTGATAATTCTATAGATGCAATGCCTGAGGGAGGAGAAATTAATATCATTTGTACCAACAAGAAAAAGGCCATTGAAATAGTATTTTCAGATACGGGTGAGGGAATCTCTAAAGAATCACTGGAAAATATATTTCACCCTTTCTACACTACCAAGAATGTAGGGAAGGGCATCGGGCTTGGAATGTATATCGTGTATAATGAGGTTCGTAAAAACGGTGGAGAGATTCGGGTAGAAAGTCAATTGGATAAAGGAACAACTTTTTTTATGGAGTTTCCAATTAAGGAGGAAATTTTAAATGCAGGGATTTAG
- a CDS encoding TetR/AcrR family transcriptional regulator, which yields MRVIKEYDERKKEILDTAERLFRIKGYDKCTIMDIIKEVGIAKGTFYHYFKSKEEVLDAIVLRYVDIVRNNAEEILLIENINPVEKLMRAFMAMQVTNQIDKDLLDNMHRVENALLHQKALNQLVTTMTPILVKVIEEGIEEKVWSCKYPLEYMQIFLVASLTLTDEGIFELDSDSQMSVMAAMISMLEKMLNVPEDCFMKLFIENFGKM from the coding sequence ATGAGAGTTATAAAAGAGTATGATGAAAGAAAAAAAGAGATTCTTGATACGGCTGAAAGGCTATTTCGTATAAAGGGATACGATAAATGTACCATCATGGATATAATTAAAGAAGTTGGAATTGCAAAGGGTACTTTCTATCATTACTTTAAATCAAAAGAAGAAGTTTTAGATGCAATTGTGTTGCGATATGTAGATATTGTTAGGAATAATGCTGAAGAAATACTTCTAATAGAAAATATCAATCCAGTAGAAAAGCTTATGCGTGCATTTATGGCTATGCAGGTAACTAATCAGATTGACAAAGACTTGCTTGACAACATGCACAGGGTTGAAAATGCTCTGCTTCATCAAAAAGCATTAAATCAACTAGTTACAACAATGACTCCAATACTGGTAAAGGTTATTGAAGAAGGAATAGAAGAGAAAGTTTGGAGCTGTAAGTATCCTTTGGAGTATATGCAAATTTTTCTAGTAGCATCATTGACATTAACGGATGAAGGAATTTTTGAGTTGGATTCTGATTCCCAGATGAGTGTTATGGCTGCAATGATATCAATGCTGGAAAAAATGTTGAATGTACCTGAAGATTGTTTTATGAAGTTATTTATAGAGAACTTCGGGAAAATGTAA
- a CDS encoding PhzF family phenazine biosynthesis protein, whose product MKKIQVYHVDAFTDQIFGGNAAGVVPEAMGLNEHDMQKIARELNLSETAFLFPSNDENYDYVVRYFTPSSEVDFCGHATIGLSWVMAMAYGWLEKAPQIRLKTNIGVVPVEWSMQQNKLNSVVMTQVAPKTKQFEVDKEEICRVVGINPRDIDDKYPIRLAYTGNWHLLIPVKDSKAIDASVPILEELKDLNLKWNITTTHLFSFNSFDERYKIYTRDFAPAVGIAEDPVTGAANGALAGYLVLENILDSKTDHEFTIAQGHATGRPGEVAIKIIAGKANPTIKVGGKAVISIHGTINL is encoded by the coding sequence ATGAAGAAGATACAAGTTTATCATGTAGATGCATTTACAGATCAAATTTTTGGTGGCAATGCTGCAGGTGTAGTTCCCGAAGCGATGGGGCTGAATGAGCATGACATGCAAAAGATCGCAAGAGAGTTGAATCTTTCAGAGACTGCATTTTTATTTCCTTCTAATGACGAAAATTATGATTATGTGGTGCGTTATTTTACACCAAGTAGCGAGGTTGATTTTTGTGGTCATGCTACGATAGGTTTATCATGGGTTATGGCAATGGCGTATGGCTGGTTAGAAAAAGCCCCACAAATTAGATTGAAAACAAACATTGGTGTTGTTCCAGTTGAATGGTCTATGCAACAGAATAAACTAAATAGTGTTGTGATGACTCAAGTTGCACCTAAAACCAAACAATTTGAGGTAGATAAGGAAGAAATCTGTCGTGTAGTCGGGATTAATCCAAGGGACATCGATGATAAATATCCGATCAGGCTAGCATATACAGGAAATTGGCACTTATTAATTCCCGTAAAGGACAGCAAAGCAATCGATGCATCAGTACCCATATTAGAAGAATTAAAAGATTTAAATCTGAAGTGGAATATTACGACTACTCATTTGTTTAGTTTTAATAGTTTTGATGAGCGATATAAAATATATACAAGGGATTTTGCACCAGCAGTAGGGATCGCTGAGGATCCTGTTACAGGAGCGGCCAATGGCGCGTTAGCAGGATACTTAGTATTAGAAAATATTTTAGACTCAAAAACAGACCATGAATTTACAATTGCTCAAGGACATGCAACTGGAAGACCAGGAGAAGTAGCAATAAAAATTATTGCAGGGAAAGCTAATCCGACTATCAAGGTTGGGGGAAAGGCAGTTATTTCAATTCATGGAACTATAAATCTTTAA